The Meriones unguiculatus strain TT.TT164.6M chromosome 14, Bangor_MerUng_6.1, whole genome shotgun sequence sequence GCTGGGTGCGCGCTAAATCAACAAACAAGGGCAAGAGAATACCTGTTTCCAGAGGGGGCTGCTGGACTGACTGAACGAGATAAACCGCGTGAGTCTTCCAGCCTACCTCCCGCCAGAGTGAGTCGAGCAGTTAGGGTTCCTCCGTGGGGGTCTCAGGTCCTGATCGGCCTGGGGCCACCCAGGGGCGGAGCGCAGCGGGGACCCGGCGGAGGTCTGCCCCGCCCACGCGGGGCCGAAGCCCGTCGAATGACTCGGTGCAACGTGTTGGTggctgcggctgcggctgcggcggcggcggcggcggcggcggcggcggcgcgggttCTTCCGGGCTCTGCAGTTTCCTGCCGAGCGCCGCGCAGCCGCCTCGGCCGCGGGAAGCCCGGGCGCAGGCCTCCGGGGTGCAAGCCTCCGGGGCTCAGGCCTCCGGGACGCAGGCGTCCGCACCGTGCGCGCCGCGCACCATGAGCacgccgccgcccccgccgcccctgctcctgctgctagTCCTCCTGGCCGCGCCCGCCGTGCTCGCTCGCAGAGCTGAGTCCGCCCCGGCCTCACAGCCCGAAGCGgacccccaccctccccccagcCCGGGGAATGCCACCCGGCTGGAATCGGCAGTGGCGGCCGGGGGAGGATCCAACAGTAGCGGCGACGCGGTGGTGACCCGCATCTCCAGCCTGCTTCGCGACCTGCCCACCCTGAAGGCGACGGTGATCGTGGCGTGCGCCTTCAGCGCTCTGCTCGTCGCCTGCCTGCTGCTGCGCGTCTTCAGGTGGGTCGCGGCGCCCTTCTCTCTGCCCGGGTGGCTCCGCGGGCGGCGGCGCCGTGCCGCTGCCCCCGCGCGCCAACCCCACCTGCGCGCACAGGTGCTTGGTCTCTGCGCGCTCCCGTCCGACGCGCACCTTTCTGCTTTCCCTGGCAGGGTGGGATCCGGAGGGCGGGCGTGTGCCTCGGGCTCCTCCAGGTGCATATTTCAGGAGCCCCTTCCCCCCTTTAAGGCTCTTTGGTGTGTTCTGTCCTAGATTCCGTGGCCTTACTCCACTCGCTGTTAACACGAACGTTAGCAGCTTGTGTTCCGACCACCTTCCGCGGAATTTATTTTTAGGCCCACTCCACAGACGAGGAAACGTTCAAAGGGAGGTGGCGCACACAGATGCTCGGCGTTGGCGGGACAGTTTGGACTAGGGTTCTCCTAACACGAGCCTTGCTCCTGTTCTCCCTCGACCACCTGCAGCTCTCTTCCGTCCCACCCACTCTTCCcttctcaggtgtgtgtgtgtgtgtgtgtgtgtgtgtgtgttgggggggagatGGCAGCGTAACCCGGGGACACTTGCTTTGCACCTGACATTAGTTATAGGCTTCAGATTTAGTGACCCTTGACAGCTTCAGTGGCGTTCCATTGCTGAGCTTCTAGACTGAGCTGTGCCAGTGCACATTTACAGGGGCCCGGAGAGGGATCTCAGGAAGGTTTTGTAGGTTATGTCCAAGGAGAAAGCGTCTAGGGAATTTAGACGATCCCTGGATTAGTGAGGTGGACAGGCACACAAGGAGGCCAGTTGGACGTATCTCTGGAACGCTAGGGAAATACTGGTTTGTAGGAAAAAGTTAAATATGTCATTATTTAATATGTTATTCTCATCAGCCAGccaaaagttgtgtgtgtgtgtgtgtgtgtgtatgtgtgtgtggttgttgactctgttgtgtgtgtgtttttcctgtttttcgagacagaactttctctgtgtagccttggctgtcctggacttggtttgaagactgggctggcctcaaactcacaactgcctgcctctgcctccctgagtgctgggattaaaggcgtgtgccacagtGCGGGCTTCACAGTGTGTTTTGATAGCTACTAAAGATAGGACAAGGGACCTGTGCCCCTGGAGAGCATTTGCGGGGCAAGAGCAGAAATTAGACCCGGGAAATCTAGGGTTGGGAGCTATATGTAAAGGGGTGTTCTCAGTTTTGCATGATGCTAAGTCTAGTTATTATCTTTGGGACCCACAGGATGAAATGCCAGTTGTCTGAGAACACAGAAGGGGGATTGTGGTCCTGTGATCACCCACCACTTTCTGTTTTGGCTCATCCCAGCCTTCCCACTTCCCTCACTCCTCTGCAGATGAACTTCAGCGGCTCTGTGTAGCCAAGCCTAGGGGAGGATTTACCTATCTGTGGTGTTTGGGGCCCTTATACACTGGCTCCAGTTCCCCTTGCCTTCCTCAGCCAGCCCCTCTGAGCCTTGTCTTTTAtctcttgctttttcctttacACCCATGGCTCTGGCTTATGCTTTTCTATCTCAAGTTGGATTTGTACTCTCCATCTTCCAAGACTGCATGACCCTGAGTGGCTTTCTTGAACAACTGAATGGGgtccttgctttctttttggCCCCTTTAGCCCTACCCTGTGTATCCTTTAGCATACCCTGTATCCCACCAAGCAGTGTTACCAAGGTCCTGTGCTCAGCAAAGAGCCCTAGAGGGTTCAGATGCCCAGTTCACCTTAGCATTTTTGTGCAGAATGAGGCCCTGGTATTCAGCAAGAGGCAGCATTGTCATTTACTGACTTCCTCATTGTTCACTTGGAGTCAGCAAACGCCTAGAGCAGCTCTGAGCCTGGAGGGTTGAAGCATTTAGCTCAAAATAGTCCCAGCCCACACAGCTGTGTACTTTTAAAAGAAGGCATCTGAACTATTTTGCCAGTCTGCTCTTTATTACCCAAGAGTGGGGGAGAAGACGGGGCATCATGCAGCCAGATGTGAGTGGACAGGGTTGTGTGTGTAAGCAGGGGACATGGCCCTCGGGCCTGGAAGGGAGAGAGTCCTTGGCTTAGGTGTTAAAGGAAGGAGATCACTTCATAAGGTAAACTGCCTCTGGGCTTGATCTGTGTCCTCCTCCTGGGGAGGCAGGCTTGTTAGTTGAGTCTCTAGGCAGACAGGTACCAACCCGGATTCCGATTTAGATAGGATTCGGAGCGTTTTACAGCAAGGAATTTGATGGTACCTGTTCCGCTAGTGTTCCCTTTCGGAATGTTGCTCCTCAGAGTGTGGAGAGGTCTGTGTGGCTAAAGGCTGGGGCTGCACCTGGACTCTGTTTCTTGGTGCTCTGTTCTGTAACTGTTGCCCCTAGTCATGTTCCCCTGTGGACTTCTAGGCTTCCAGAACATCTGGGCTGCTGGGCAGGGGTCCTTTGTACCGCTTGTTTTCCATCTTCTTAGCTGGTAGGGCCTGAGACCTTCTCATCTGATCACCTAGAGCGCCCAAGACCACTTCACTCTTGCTCATACTTCCCCTGGTGACGTGACCCTATCTCCCACCACTTTTGATGGGTTGCACCATCCTCCCCTCTCCTGGGTCACAGTGATGGTCTGTAGACTGGGGCTCTTGGCTGACCCTTGCCCCTCTGCTCTCCATCGTCCCTCTCCATCCTCTCATCAAGTTCTTAGACCTGGGGGCAAGGCCGCCTCGCCTCTTCATGATTGGCACTCTGCCCTGTTCTTGTTCTGCCCAGTGCTCCTCTGCCCTTCGCTGTGCTGTCCTCCAGGGGCTCCCTGGCAGCATTGTGTGGTCCTTTATGCATTTGTTTAGCTTTTGGTTTTCCAGTCCCGTAAGGCCTCAGTTTCTCCCGTGCTGTCCAGTCTGGTAGCCATTAGCCACCATAGCCATTGGCTATGGAGACCTGGAAGTCTAGCTTTCTGAACTGGAAGGCGCTTTAACCGTGAGATACACATGGAATTTATTAAGGGAtatttgactctttttttttttttttttttgctaagtcTTTGAagtaacattattttttttccaaattatacAATTTTGATGTATTGggttaaatatattaaaattaggGCTGCAGATGCCACTCAACAAATCCAATCTGAGACTAATAATGATTCAATTCCATTTTGACATGTCTGTGACAGATTTCCAATTCAAATCACTGGAAAGGAATAAATAActatgatctctctctctctctctctctttctctgagcctTTCTTTGAGTTGCTCTCtagctctctcacacacacaggcacacacacacagtacaagTGTATATATACGCAAGTGCCTATGTATATATACAACAGAGACCTTGTCTTCaggtctctgtttcttttgttgagCCTAGCAGACTGCTCTCAAGatcaagcaatcctcctgtctcagacttccaagtgctgagattacaggcatgagccaccatgtctggctctaGATCTTCATATCTTTATGAGGCTCTTGGTGTTATGTGAAACATACCACAAACTCAGGAAGTTAGAGGGAAAGACACTGTGTTGGTTTTTCATGCCGCTGTGACAAAACCCCTGATAAAGACAGGAACTGAGCATGAAAGGTTTCAGAGGCTTCTGGGATCCAGTACTGTGGTCCTGTGGTGAGGCAGGAGACCATGGCCAGGAGGTCAGGATGGAACAAAGCTCTTCATGTACCAGTCACTGGCAAGGAGAGAGTGCCCAAACATGCTGTCCCACTCTGTCCCTCGCTTGGATTCTCCTGGGACACCAAGTCTACACGAGAAGCTCATTGCTGACCTTTTTGTGTTTATACCTGGAAAAACCCCTTGTTCAacaccccctccctccccaccctcgAGCTCCGATAGCACACTCGAGTCTTGAATTTTCTGTTCCTCTGCATTACCATTCTGAGGGCTGCAAAGGGCAGGACTTCTGTGTCTCTTTAACACCTACTGTCATTCCAGGAATAGGCTGGCatttaataaagatatttttagcAAAAGAATGCTGAGCTCCCGAGTATTTTACATTGTTGATGTCTCTCCAGTTGCCCCCTGTGACGAGATGCGTGGTCGCCATGGGATGCCTATGGGGTGGGAACTTGGGTGGTACCTGCTCATTGTTttagcaatggaaaaaaaaaaaactggggggAGCCTGTGTTATCATTGCTTATGAATTAACACTCCTGCCGTTTGTTTCTCCTGAAAGAGCCACTTTGctagacaacagaaaaacaaaaaaacaaaaaacaaaaacaacaacaacaacaaaaaaaaaaaaccaaaaaaacaaaaacatggatccaaggaaaaagtttaaaaaaggaaagatttgTGTAGTGAAAGCCAGGAACTTTTAATTAGGCAACCACATTGCTAAGGTGTGCATGGTTTTCCCTTTGGCATTCTTATTCCAATGTTAATGGCTAGAAGAGGAAGACGAAATGTGTGCATGTTGGGATATTCAGAGCAGTTCTGTTTCATagaggaaaaatttaaataactaACACAGAGCTGAgtgtgctggtgcacacctgtaatctcaatatcgatgaggctgaggcaggaagatcatgagccGGGACACAGCGGGACcctgttaaaacaaaacacaaaaccccaaaacatagCCAGCAATTGACACTGTTTAATGAATGATGGCAATCTGTAATGGGCTAATACTTACTGCcagcttgacaggatctagaatcatctTGAGGATGAACCTCTAGGCGTGTCTGTGACCAGGTTTCTAGACTGGGTTTCTTGAGGTGAGTGGATACACCTTAAACGTTCTCAGCACCATGGCATAGACTGGGGTCTCAGACAGTGAAAAGGGGAGAGTGAGCTGAACACTGTCCTGTCTGTTCCATGTGACCAACGCCTCATGCTGCTGCCACCACGACAGCCTCGCCATGCTGGATTGTACTTTCCAAATGGGAGCTgagataaacccttccttccttaagttgctgtTCCGGGTATTTTGTGACAGCGACAAGACTAGCACAGAACGTGTAATCCTTAAGAGCTGTCAAGAGTAATGACATGGAAAAGTGGTGGTGTGAATTAAGTAAGACTCAGACTGTGGGGAGAAAATAATGACAGGGACAATATCAGTCACGTATTGTTGAATGTAGTAGATTATAAAATGGCACGGCAGTATGGGTTCATTTCACTCAGTTATAAATACATGATATATGAATGCAGAGAGAAATATATTGGCATGtgcatgtatttgtatgtgtaggCGATTCTTCCTTTATGTGTTTATATGCACGGTATGAGTCTGTATCATCTGGACTCCTTTATAGTTCTGAGTCATGCGTGTGCTCTGCATCCTTGGATATGTCTGAAGACCGTGGGAAAACATCTGGGGTGAGATTCCTATAGCCTTCATACTTGGTTTCCCCCGTTGGGTACCAGTGTATGCTCTGTGTAGCCGTGCTTGTGGGGTCCCCTGCTTGTACCTGACACTTAGGACAACCAGGCTTTCTGATGCTTTCCCATATGTTGAATATACCTCATTGCTTTATTCTCCATTtcttaactaactaactaactaactaactaactaactaactaactttacatcctgattgcagtttCCCGCCTCTCATCCCAGTCCTTCCCCCTCTGTTCTCCccatccactcttcctccctttctcttcagaaaaggagaggccttccatggatatcaacccagCTTGATACATCAAGTTGCGGTGAGTCTAGGAGAATCTtctgttgaggctagacaaggcagcccagttagggaaaagggttccaaaggcaggcaacagagtaagaGACAGCTCTTGATCCtgttgttaggagtcccacatgaagaccaacctACATAACTGTTACTGTTACTGTTACGTATGTGCTGAGGGCCTAGGTCAGTTCCATGCATGctttctggttggtggttcagtctctgtgagcccccctGGTCCCAGGTTAGTTGATCCTGTGggtgttcttgtggtgtctttgagccctctggctcctacaatccttccttcacctcttccacaggattccctaagctccacttaatgtttggctgtgtgtctctgcatttgtttctatcacttgctgggtgaagcctctctgatgacagttatgctaggctcctgtctgtaaaagtatagcagaatatcattaatagtgtcagggatggactctctctcatggcatgggtctcaagctggacaagtcatggttggccattccctcaatttctgttccatctttacccctgcacattgTGTTGGCAGGATAGATTGTGGGTAGAGGTTGTGTGGACCTTCATTTGAGGTCTTGCCTGGTTAAAGGAggtggccagttcaggctccatattctcTATTTCTAGGAGTCTTGGctagggatacaaagtaaataaactgtaattaatataaaaaaataaaagtttataaaaaaagttaaattgggttttgattttatagggtTAAAGTCCAGGATGCTCCTAatgtattaatatattttttaattttatttacttttactttttatttatttatttatttatttatttatttatttagtgtgtgtgtgtgtgtgtgtgtgtgtgtgtgtaggttagagaacaacttgttggagtcagttctctccttcttccatataggacccaggaattgaactcaagtccttggGATGGGTGGGCAGGAGACATATTTTGCCATTAAGGAAAACTTAGGAGATCAAATCTGGAATGAAAGGTGATTCTAGGGCACCCTCTGGTGAGCATGATCACATTGTGTTTGTGAGAGTCCTGGGGGccaggggtggggatgggggaagggcagcACTCTCGGGTATGCTTCAGGGATGCCTTTGTGAAAGAGCAGGGgggaggtttaaaaaaaaataggagctaTGAGTATGAGTAGAAAATGTGTTTTTCCTATTATTTTGACCTTGGGAGATCTTGGTGTTCTTGTGTGGATTCAGGGATGACActcgggggtggggtggagggcagAGTCTGCTCTTATCAGAACTGTTTACCCCAGCTCTCTCTTTGAGCTATGGGAATTGGACTTTCCTCTCTCCTGATGTGGCTGAAAGCCAGGGCAACTATATACCTTGAAACCACAGCTTCCCCCATCTGGCTTTGCTGGTCTCCCAGTTTTACCATTCAGGCACTGTTTCATGCCCCTGACTGTTGGCTGCATGATCAACCCCTTCTTATTTCAAAATCTCTGTGAAATCCTCTTATCTGAAAGGATTTGTTTCCGTGCTTCCCCAGGGGTTGGAAAGACAAAATGTAGGTGATTTAACATTGCCTGATGTGTGGTAAGGGAGGAGCCACCATGTTCTAGAGACTGCGATACCTCATGTACCCAGTCTGCTCACTAGATCTTTGAAAATGGGCTAAAGTTTCCTACTTACCTTGTGTTTCCCAAATGTTCTGTTATTGTTAGTTATAATAAGGAGAACAGTTAAATATAAGCAGTAACTCCACAGCTGGGGAGCAGTGTATCAGGGATCCCTCAAGCTCACCGGCCAACCAGCCTAGTTGAATTGATGAACTCCAGCCTCAgggtgagaacctgtctcaaaaaccaaggtggagaGTAACTGAGGAAGACAACCAGCgtcaacacacacatgcacacacacttagaTATGAACATGTAACATATAGAATCATTATCACTATCATGTAACCACATCCTCAAGGGTACTGGGGCCAAACAGCTCTCAGACCTCTTTCCGGTCTGCTGGTTGGCAATATGAGCAGGTTTCTGAACCGTGCGAAGTATCCATTCCCCATTATTAATCATAATACGTGCTTCTAAGGGCCGGCAAGATATTTAGAATAACATCGTGTCAAACATGTCTTGGTTTCTCCTTCAAGCGGCCAAGTGTCCTGTGGTATTGAAGAAATATGTTTCCGAAGACGGAGCTAGTTTCTCCTCGACCTTTTGGTCTCATTTGTGCTTGTGAGCGGGGCAGCCATATGGTCAAAATAATCAGGCATGGGCATGTTTCAAAGGAAACTGGTAATTGTCTCAGCTGAGTCATTTTGACTACTCACCTCCCAGCAAAGGAGTTATCTTGTGGCTACCCTTATGAATAGGCCTTTTAGGCATAGGCACCtgccatgggtttttttttttcagcaaattgAAAAGGGAAGAACAGATCCCTCTTTAATTTAACCCGGAGCCCCTGGCTTACATGGTGTTACCATCGACTCCCAGGCACACATAACTCTTGCTCACTCTTGCTCAAGCATGTGTGAGGCTAAGAGGAAGTGGGGATTGCTGGAGCGGGTGGGCTGGGGTGGACCTTGGGGTGGGTGTGTCCCACCAGAAAGGAAACCCTCCAGGATTTGAGCAGAAGCTCCTTGAGTTGTGTGTTTACTTTCTGATGCATGCCTGGGTTTAAACATTTACAAGGGGATGTTCTGGGAGCAGGCATTTAAAATCAGGATCTTAGGGTTTCACCTAAAAAGCAACAATAATGTCTTCTAATCTGAGGGTGATCTCCCAGGAATCCAGACTTCATGTTTATTTTCTGGGGCTGCAGAAAGGAGGAAGCTCATTCTGGGTAGGTGTGGCTTAGAGAAGGGTTTTGACAAAGAGGACTCTGGTAGGGTTCTACCAGATCTTGGAGGCCTTGGGCCCTGTAATCTCTCAGGTGTGAGCTTTCTTCACATTTGGGGCTCTGTtgaccttcctctgccttctccattgTACAGTTGAGATTGAGGCCCATAGCTGGGAGAAATGTAACCCCAGGTGCTGTATACTCAGCTGGGCCCTTTCTGGGCCTCTAGAATGTGTCGGGCTGCACTTTGGAATGCCAAGTGGGTCTGCCTGAAACTCAGCCCAGCAGCCAGGAGAAAGGTTGGCTGAAGAGACAGCGAATTCTTTCTAGTATGTTTCAGGAGTGCCTCTGTGAACATGGAGTGTTGTGCTGAGTGTTGAGCACCTCAGAGACCCGGGAAGATCAATGTGGAAGGGAGGATAACACCCTTCCATGCAGTTCAACAGGGGGACCACAAGTCACAAGTGGCTTTGGCTAGAGATATAGTGGCTCAGGAAGGCActgtaggggaggaggaggatcaTGACTTAGCAGGGCAGAGGAGAAGGCCTTCTTCCAGGGTTTAACAGACAAAGCAAGTATCATAGTTAGTTCTAATTGTCAGCACAATTTTGAATCACCTGGCTAGAGAGTCACGACGAGTCTTTGTCTCGGTGAGACCAGCTCATTGACAGGTCTGTAAGGGACTGTCTTGATTACGTTAGCTGATGTGGAAATGTCTAGCCTGCTGTGGGTCCTGGACTGTGTGAGAATTGAAATCGTGAGCTGGGCAGTAGGcatgaatacatacatgcattcattCTCTCTTTGCTCTTGACTGTTGGATGCGAATAGCTGcttcagattcctgccttgactttgcCGAGTCAGTggtggactgtaacctggaactaTGAACTAAAAAAGCCTTTCTCCTCCAAATACCTCATTTAGTACACAGTTCTGTGCTGAGTGGTTTATGTTACTTGCTCCAGAGAGGGGTTTCCCATTTGACAGATGAGCAATCAAGTCACTGAACGTGGATGTATCTTGCTCAAAAACCTATAGttgaatgaggaagaggaagagtccAACTCATGATtcttttgttgaaatatatttgGAAGACACCCAGTTCTTCCCAGGGGATTTGATGTGCTGAAAGAAACTGAGAGAAAATTGAATATAGGGTTAAAAATTAAAGAGCTGTTTTCAAAAGGCTGGTCCAAGTGAGGTCTTCTTAGGTGCTGACTGAGTGGATGAATGATTGGTTACCTGGAAGATGCATGGTGGCTAGGGAGACTCAGAAAAGGTGTTGGAAGAACAAGTTGGCAGGGCTGGAGGGCTaagtgatgatgatgacaatgacgatgatgatgttgatgaaagGAAAGTCTCTGAGGTGGGGAGAGTGATGAGGTAGGTAGGAGGGAGGTCAGGCAGGCAGAAGGCCTCATGAGGATAAAGATGAAACATAGGGGAGAGTGAGTAAGCAGTAGGCCCCTGCCCCTTCCTGTGCCATGGACCACAGATGCTATA is a genomic window containing:
- the Fam174b gene encoding membrane protein FAM174B produces the protein MSTPPPPPPLLLLLVLLAAPAVLARRAESAPASQPEADPHPPPSPGNATRLESAVAAGGGSNSSGDAVVTRISSLLRDLPTLKATVIVACAFSALLVACLLLRVFRLGKRLKKTRKYDIITTPAERVEMAPLNEEDDEDEDATVFDIKYR